A window of the Pyrodictium abyssi genome harbors these coding sequences:
- a CDS encoding ArsR/SmtB family transcription factor produces the protein MASAKQSEVKRSTEVTREGIIEKDGVLIVSGEEYIYRVCSALASPTRIKILIDLLKREADIGEIAEMINQSKANASTQVRRLEEIGLVRSEYKPGVRGVRKVVKTTVREIRIILEPNSES, from the coding sequence ATGGCTTCAGCTAAGCAGAGCGAAGTAAAACGTTCCACTGAAGTAACTCGTGAAGGCATTATAGAGAAGGATGGAGTTCTCATTGTTTCGGGAGAGGAGTACATCTATAGAGTCTGTAGTGCACTAGCTAGTCCTACACGCATAAAGATACTGATAGACCTGTTGAAGAGAGAGGCCGATATAGGAGAAATAGCAGAGATGATAAACCAGAGTAAAGCCAACGCATCGACTCAGGTAAGAAGACTTGAGGAGATAGGGCTGGTGCGCTCCGAGTACAAGCCCGGGGTCCGTGGAGTCAGGAAGGTAGTGAAAACCACTGTGCGCGAGATAAGGATAATACTCGAACCAAACTCCGAGAGCTGA
- a CDS encoding DUF460 domain-containing protein has translation MSLRAIGIDVEPGCSSGARCYSVAVVEDGKLVAKYESVPLHRLIRLVWEYRPDILAVDNIYELASTEKELVKITSMLPPDLNIVQPTRLPDGSLVNLRKLARLAGLDVGGSGKLSPARTAYLAAMLASMGYGSRVRFVEEKTRIVVAKSRRLKHGGMSSPRYQRRVRSAILRAVKDIKRLLDRHRLDYDLLFRKSGGGLDSAVFVVYAPRSRLTGVIKPHEDNDVRIEIQPVYSSRIVFENTVSEQLDQTKPYIIVGIDPGISTGVAAVDLNGRPVFALSRRGMDRSEVIELITRYGIPVMVATDVRPAPEFVRKLAAAIGVPIYEPPVSLSVEEKRSIVEEYTKRFPELRKVADAHVRDALAAAIKALHIHESKMRQVESYTARLGIDIDVDAIKADVIRGATIAEAVERAIHAALNDIGTRSYLVKSVRRNKTESEATQQVDAADNAARLRMELEKLRAENMALRKRLRELNEQLQRLEAEYRLLQTEYRESLEKDREVNRLSNEVRLLRAEIEKLRSEAGALNAEISGLREALFLVASGRAIPALRLRELDNESVEALASLARSYGRIVAVMDAINPVQWSQHGSSVSKLLLAVLVPGEALNRRDVIEAHGVPVLPLESYEVKRLNWLVLLDERIIVDAYYRLREIEEAKKRARKRELALADVKRMFEEYRAKRMKLLLEDTDLAFNE, from the coding sequence TTGTCTCTGCGTGCAATCGGTATAGATGTTGAGCCCGGCTGCAGTAGCGGAGCTAGGTGCTACTCCGTAGCGGTCGTCGAGGACGGGAAGCTAGTGGCCAAGTACGAGTCGGTCCCCCTTCACCGCCTCATAAGGCTTGTGTGGGAGTATCGCCCGGATATCCTGGCCGTAGACAACATATACGAGCTCGCCTCCACGGAGAAAGAGCTCGTAAAGATAACGTCCATGCTTCCTCCAGACTTGAACATAGTACAGCCTACCCGGCTACCGGACGGCTCGCTCGTCAACCTACGCAAGCTGGCCAGGCTGGCCGGCCTCGACGTCGGTGGCTCCGGGAAGCTCTCGCCAGCACGTACGGCGTACTTGGCAGCAATGCTCGCCTCCATGGGCTACGGCTCACGGGTACGCTTCGTCGAGGAGAAGACGCGCATAGTGGTGGCTAAGTCCCGGAGACTAAAGCATGGAGGCATGAGTAGTCCTCGGTACCAGCGTAGGGTGCGCTCAGCGATACTTAGGGCTGTGAAGGATATTAAGCGTCTGCTGGATCGCCACCGTCTAGACTACGACCTATTGTTTCGTAAGAGTGGCGGAGGCCTAGATAGCGCCGTCTTCGTGGTCTATGCCCCGAGAAGCCGTCTTACCGGGGTAATAAAGCCGCATGAGGACAACGATGTCAGGATAGAGATACAGCCGGTTTACAGCAGCCGCATAGTATTCGAAAACACTGTGTCTGAGCAGCTAGACCAGACGAAGCCCTACATAATAGTGGGCATCGACCCAGGCATATCTACGGGGGTTGCAGCTGTTGATCTCAACGGGCGCCCAGTGTTCGCCCTCAGCAGGCGCGGCATGGACCGTAGCGAGGTAATAGAGCTCATAACCCGCTACGGTATACCCGTTATGGTAGCTACCGATGTGCGTCCTGCCCCCGAGTTTGTCCGTAAACTCGCAGCTGCGATAGGCGTGCCCATCTATGAGCCTCCTGTCTCTCTCAGTGTGGAGGAGAAGCGCTCCATAGTGGAGGAGTACACCAAACGGTTCCCAGAGCTACGCAAGGTGGCCGATGCTCACGTTAGAGACGCGCTGGCTGCCGCGATAAAGGCTCTCCACATCCACGAGTCTAAGATGAGGCAGGTCGAGTCCTATACCGCTAGACTAGGCATAGACATAGACGTTGACGCGATAAAAGCGGACGTGATAAGAGGCGCGACTATAGCCGAGGCTGTTGAACGTGCCATACACGCTGCACTAAACGACATAGGCACGCGCAGTTATCTAGTAAAGAGCGTGCGCCGAAACAAAACCGAGAGCGAAGCCACGCAGCAGGTAGACGCGGCCGACAACGCGGCCCGCCTACGCATGGAGCTCGAGAAGCTACGAGCTGAGAACATGGCGCTGCGCAAGAGGCTCCGGGAGCTGAACGAGCAGTTGCAGCGCCTCGAAGCCGAGTATAGACTGCTACAGACAGAGTACAGAGAAAGCCTCGAGAAGGATCGGGAGGTGAACCGTCTCTCTAACGAGGTCCGGCTTCTCCGCGCCGAGATAGAGAAGCTGCGTAGCGAAGCCGGGGCTCTGAACGCTGAGATTTCCGGGTTGCGGGAAGCCCTCTTCCTAGTAGCATCAGGGAGGGCCATCCCGGCGCTAAGGCTCCGTGAGCTCGATAACGAGTCCGTCGAGGCACTTGCCAGCCTCGCCAGGAGCTATGGACGCATAGTAGCCGTTATGGATGCTATCAACCCTGTGCAGTGGAGCCAGCACGGCTCATCTGTCTCAAAGCTACTGCTAGCAGTACTCGTCCCCGGAGAGGCGCTCAACCGTAGAGACGTCATAGAGGCCCATGGCGTGCCGGTTCTCCCTCTCGAGAGCTACGAGGTGAAGAGGCTGAACTGGCTAGTACTGCTAGACGAGAGAATCATTGTCGACGCCTATTACAGGCTACGCGAGATAGAGGAGGCTAAGAAGCGTGCGAGGAAGCGTGAGCTAGCATTGGCTGATGTAAAGAGGATGTTTGAGGAGTACCGCGCTAAGAGGATGAAGCTGTTGCTAGAAGACACTGATCTTGCCTTCAATGAATAG
- a CDS encoding PhoU domain-containing protein → MRERRRVQVTGGGSYIVTLPKEWVRLHGIRKGAEVVIALEPDGSLRIEPVGMQQRRIVSARIMVEEGWDFWRIARRVISYYVAGADIIEVVFSSVPGSQTAKQLREFIASRLIGVEVVEESSSSIVFQVIADMASLPLEASIKRLIKTVGFMLEDMIEGLRQGIRDILAEVDERDDVVDKFYMFISRQLISVLAGYRSPSEIGLNNLADASILMTAAKHLERAGDHASMIASTAIELLDRGVDFSRGCLAEIPSHLEEIAKHYQLATSTFLNPSPPRADEGIEEGIQLKKRNEDILKSLTCEREPLVMALVRRIVESSRRIIDYNIDLLELALNRSVLHELLKENPR, encoded by the coding sequence TTGAGGGAGAGAAGACGTGTACAGGTAACCGGGGGAGGCTCCTACATAGTAACCCTGCCGAAGGAGTGGGTGAGACTACACGGTATCCGTAAGGGTGCTGAAGTAGTTATAGCCTTGGAGCCGGATGGCTCGCTCCGCATCGAGCCTGTGGGCATGCAGCAGCGCCGCATAGTCTCGGCGCGTATAATGGTTGAAGAGGGCTGGGACTTCTGGCGGATAGCCCGGCGCGTCATATCCTACTACGTGGCCGGCGCCGACATAATAGAGGTGGTTTTCAGCTCCGTACCAGGCTCTCAGACCGCCAAACAGCTACGCGAGTTTATAGCCAGCAGGCTCATCGGAGTAGAGGTCGTAGAGGAGTCCTCCTCGTCGATAGTATTCCAGGTAATAGCGGACATGGCTAGCCTGCCCCTAGAGGCCTCGATAAAACGGCTCATCAAGACAGTCGGCTTCATGCTAGAGGATATGATAGAGGGGCTCCGGCAAGGCATACGCGATATACTGGCAGAGGTTGATGAAAGAGATGACGTGGTTGACAAGTTCTACATGTTTATATCAAGGCAGCTTATCAGCGTGCTGGCGGGCTACAGGTCGCCTAGCGAGATAGGGCTCAACAACCTGGCCGACGCGAGCATATTGATGACCGCGGCTAAGCATCTTGAGAGAGCAGGAGACCATGCATCAATGATAGCTTCTACAGCCATTGAGCTCCTGGATAGGGGTGTAGACTTCAGCCGGGGCTGTCTTGCCGAGATTCCTTCGCACCTAGAAGAGATAGCGAAACACTACCAGTTGGCCACGTCAACATTCCTAAACCCGAGCCCACCCCGGGCGGACGAAGGCATAGAGGAGGGTATACAGCTCAAGAAGAGAAACGAGGATATACTCAAGTCCTTGACTTGTGAGCGCGAGCCGCTCGTCATGGCCCTGGTCCGCAGGATAGTGGAGAGCAGTAGGCGGATAATAGACTACAATATAGACCTCCTAGAGCTCGCGCTGAATAGGTCTGTGCTCCACGAGCTTTTGAAGGAGAACCCAAGATAG
- a CDS encoding S8 family serine peptidase produces MIGYDGDPAAAKAAVKAAGFKIVRELDVFHAIVVEVKGLGPADAVDKARKGFMRHAKSLGVALRYAEPDRLLYALEPSTSPDIQWNMEMISAPAVWDYYYPLVGDAALGNGVQVAVLDTGIDYTHPELSGKVVWCVNTADYPWTIAGNQPRYCIDRNGHGTHVAGIIAAALDGVGVADVAPFCDTIRDKGA; encoded by the coding sequence GTGATAGGCTATGACGGTGACCCGGCTGCGGCAAAGGCGGCTGTTAAGGCTGCTGGCTTCAAAATAGTGCGTGAGCTAGACGTATTCCACGCGATAGTGGTTGAGGTAAAGGGACTGGGCCCAGCAGATGCTGTCGACAAGGCCCGTAAGGGCTTTATGCGCCATGCCAAGAGCCTGGGCGTTGCACTGCGCTACGCTGAGCCTGACAGGCTCCTCTACGCCCTAGAGCCCAGCACGAGCCCGGACATACAGTGGAACATGGAGATGATTAGTGCCCCAGCTGTATGGGACTATTACTACCCGCTAGTAGGCGACGCCGCCCTTGGCAACGGTGTTCAGGTGGCGGTGCTCGACACTGGTATCGACTATACGCACCCGGAGCTCAGCGGTAAGGTCGTGTGGTGTGTCAACACGGCAGATTATCCGTGGACAATAGCTGGTAACCAGCCAAGGTATTGTATTGACCGTAACGGCCATGGCACGCATGTGGCTGGTATAATAGCGGCGGCGCTCGACGGTGTCGGGGTAGCTGATGTCGCCCCCTTCTGTGACACTATACGCGATAAAGGTGCTTAG
- a CDS encoding methionine adenosyltransferase: MARNIVVESIRWQAIEEHGVELVERKGTGHPDTIADAAAEEASRILSQYYLERYGAVLHHNLDKVLVVGGQAAPKFGGGDVLQPIYIIVSGRATTEVRLEDGSIEKVPIGPIIMKAVKGWIKEHFRFLDPEKHVIVDYKIGHGSTDLVGIFELGKGQVPLANDTSVGVGFAPFSHLERLVYETERLLNSKEFKQKNPEVGEDIKVMGLRRGKKIELTIAAALISSLVSDVDHYLSVKDAIREAVLDLASKIAPDYDVEVYVNTADRPDKGIVYLTVTGTSAEHGDDGMTGRGNRSYGLITPLRPMSLEAAAGKNPINHVGKIYNVMAMNIARRVYESVKGIREVYVELLSQIGRPLNDPLVANVKVLAEKPGEPLPSDAVREIEAIVEEELDSYHKITRLFIEGKISVF; the protein is encoded by the coding sequence GTGGCACGGAACATCGTGGTCGAGAGCATTAGATGGCAGGCAATAGAAGAGCACGGTGTAGAGCTAGTAGAGAGAAAGGGAACCGGCCACCCCGACACCATAGCAGACGCGGCGGCGGAGGAAGCTAGCCGTATACTCTCGCAGTACTACCTAGAACGCTATGGAGCTGTACTGCACCATAACCTCGACAAGGTCCTCGTGGTCGGTGGCCAGGCGGCTCCAAAGTTCGGCGGTGGAGATGTGCTACAGCCGATATACATCATAGTGTCTGGCAGGGCTACTACAGAGGTAAGGCTAGAGGACGGCAGCATAGAGAAGGTGCCGATAGGCCCTATAATAATGAAGGCTGTCAAAGGCTGGATAAAGGAGCACTTCCGATTCCTCGACCCCGAGAAGCACGTGATTGTAGACTACAAGATAGGTCACGGTAGCACCGACCTAGTAGGCATATTCGAGCTGGGCAAGGGCCAGGTACCGCTGGCGAACGACACAAGTGTCGGTGTAGGATTCGCGCCATTCTCTCATCTTGAGCGCCTAGTGTATGAGACGGAAAGGCTGCTAAACAGCAAGGAATTCAAGCAGAAGAACCCAGAGGTAGGAGAAGACATAAAGGTAATGGGCCTACGCCGGGGCAAGAAGATAGAACTCACCATAGCCGCTGCGCTCATCTCGAGCCTAGTATCCGACGTGGATCACTACCTGTCGGTAAAGGACGCTATACGTGAGGCAGTACTCGACCTAGCAAGCAAGATAGCGCCAGACTACGACGTAGAAGTCTACGTGAACACTGCGGACAGGCCAGACAAAGGCATAGTGTACCTAACGGTCACGGGGACGAGCGCCGAGCACGGCGACGACGGTATGACTGGCCGCGGCAACAGGAGCTACGGCCTCATAACCCCGCTGCGTCCGATGAGCCTCGAGGCAGCAGCGGGCAAGAACCCGATAAACCATGTCGGCAAGATATACAACGTAATGGCTATGAACATCGCAAGAAGGGTCTACGAGAGCGTCAAGGGCATACGCGAGGTCTATGTGGAGCTGCTAAGCCAGATAGGCAGGCCGCTAAATGACCCACTAGTAGCCAACGTCAAGGTTCTAGCAGAGAAGCCCGGAGAGCCACTACCGAGCGACGCTGTGCGCGAGATAGAGGCGATAGTAGAGGAGGAGCTAGACAGCTACCACAAGATAACAAGGCTATTCATTGAAGGCAAGATCAGTGTCTTCTAG
- a CDS encoding U6 snRNA-associated Sm-like protein LSm6 — MAQRQRVKTVSPLRVLREAVGRVIFVKLKDGSEYIGKLDATDSTMNLVLDECVELKPGTMEPKVKYGRVLIRGSHVVYVSVDYEIVAGGSLPIG, encoded by the coding sequence ATGGCACAGCGCCAGCGTGTCAAAACGGTTAGCCCCCTACGAGTACTAAGAGAAGCAGTTGGAAGAGTAATATTCGTCAAGCTCAAGGACGGGAGTGAGTACATAGGCAAGCTAGACGCCACAGATTCCACCATGAACCTGGTGCTGGACGAGTGTGTCGAGCTTAAGCCAGGCACTATGGAGCCAAAGGTAAAGTACGGCAGAGTGCTGATACGCGGTAGCCACGTAGTCTACGTCAGCGTGGACTACGAGATAGTAGCTGGCGGCTCGCTACCAATAGGCTGA
- a CDS encoding macro domain-containing protein, whose product MTTGIEVVREITCNNRRILVAKGDITTVECDAVVNPANSLMYMGGGVAGALRRAAGKEVEEEARKHAPVPVGKAIVTGAGRLEPRIKMIIHAPTMERPAMRTTTGKVEKATRAALKVGAEKEVDCIAFPAMGAGVGGLEARDSLAAMLSALDEHWKTTEAPKTVIFIAYSDKDLKQFLEVLERARLESCSVIEKDNQ is encoded by the coding sequence TTGACAACCGGCATAGAAGTAGTTAGAGAGATAACGTGTAACAACCGCAGGATACTAGTAGCAAAGGGCGATATAACAACAGTTGAATGCGATGCTGTGGTTAACCCTGCCAACAGTCTAATGTATATGGGCGGCGGCGTGGCTGGTGCACTACGCAGAGCAGCCGGCAAAGAGGTAGAAGAGGAGGCAAGGAAACATGCCCCGGTGCCCGTTGGCAAGGCCATAGTTACGGGAGCTGGTAGACTAGAGCCGCGTATAAAGATGATAATACATGCACCTACAATGGAGAGGCCAGCAATGAGAACTACAACGGGGAAGGTAGAGAAAGCTACCCGGGCAGCCCTAAAAGTCGGCGCAGAGAAGGAGGTAGATTGTATAGCCTTCCCGGCTATGGGAGCTGGAGTCGGAGGTCTCGAAGCTAGAGACAGCCTAGCAGCAATGCTCAGCGCGCTAGACGAGCACTGGAAAACCACAGAAGCCCCGAAGACAGTGATATTCATAGCCTACAGCGATAAGGATCTCAAGCAGTTCCTCGAAGTACTAGAGAGAGCTAGACTCGAGAGCTGTAGTGTAATAGAGAAGGACAACCAGTAG
- a CDS encoding S8 family serine peptidase, which translates to MSDIAEGIYYAVAGPDGIVGTWDDAEVLSMSLGGPVDDPLLRDATYWAYQNGVIVVAAAGNEGDGDPHDR; encoded by the coding sequence GTGAGTGACATCGCTGAGGGCATCTACTACGCGGTAGCGGGACCAGATGGCATAGTCGGTACATGGGATGATGCAGAAGTGCTGAGCATGAGCCTAGGCGGGCCCGTCGACGACCCTCTGCTAAGGGACGCCACTTACTGGGCTTACCAGAACGGCGTGATAGTGGTAGCAGCGGCTGGCAACGAGGGCGACGGCGACCCCCACGACAGATGA
- a CDS encoding RIO1 family regulatory kinase/ATPase, giving the protein MVLLALTYKKLVDRDFRVLAVIEREMPRYEYVPIEVIERRLRMPSSHVAMSLQKLNQLKLVRRRLGDYTGYRLTYMGLDVLALHSLVERGILHALGDKLGVGKESDVYSGLTPGGERVIVKFHRVGRTSFQKIVRVRHYAAERPYSSWLQLAKLAGQREFRALEELYRVGALVPKPLGYSRHAVVTEYIEGVELYVYKDAMEPESMLRDIMETLRKAYVEVGIVHGDLSEYNILVVIEDDKERPYIIDWPQYVEKEHPSAEQLLRRDVEYVARFFRKRYRVDVDTEKLIRYVKGEVESI; this is encoded by the coding sequence ATGGTGCTGCTGGCGCTGACGTACAAGAAGCTCGTGGATAGAGATTTCCGTGTACTAGCTGTGATAGAGAGGGAAATGCCTAGATACGAGTACGTGCCTATCGAGGTCATTGAGCGTCGGCTAAGGATGCCTTCCTCCCATGTGGCTATGAGCCTGCAGAAGCTTAACCAGCTAAAGCTCGTACGACGGCGGCTCGGCGACTACACCGGTTACAGGCTAACATACATGGGGCTAGACGTACTAGCGCTGCACTCTCTGGTAGAGCGGGGAATACTCCACGCGCTCGGCGACAAGCTAGGCGTTGGCAAGGAGAGCGATGTATACTCCGGCCTAACCCCGGGAGGAGAGAGAGTAATAGTAAAGTTCCACCGTGTGGGGAGGACTAGCTTCCAGAAAATAGTCCGTGTCAGGCACTATGCGGCAGAGAGGCCCTACTCCTCGTGGCTGCAGCTGGCTAAGCTAGCGGGGCAGCGCGAGTTCCGAGCCCTTGAAGAACTATACCGTGTAGGTGCATTGGTCCCTAAGCCCCTTGGCTATAGCCGTCACGCGGTTGTAACCGAATACATAGAGGGCGTCGAGCTATACGTGTATAAAGACGCCATGGAGCCGGAGTCGATGCTAAGGGACATTATGGAGACGCTGAGGAAAGCCTACGTAGAGGTAGGCATAGTCCATGGTGACCTAAGCGAGTACAACATACTAGTGGTCATAGAGGATGATAAGGAGCGACCATACATAATAGACTGGCCCCAGTACGTCGAGAAAGAGCACCCCTCTGCCGAACAGCTCCTGCGCAGAGATGTGGAGTATGTGGCCCGGTTCTTCCGGAAGAGGTACCGCGTAGACGTGGATACGGAGAAGCTGATTAGATACGTTAAGGGTGAGGTTGAGTCTATCTAA
- a CDS encoding S8 family serine peptidase, whose product MAVAAVDINGDSPWWSSEGPEVDVAALGVDVLSTYLRGGYEVLSGTSMATPHVSGVVALMQALRLASGKAPLSFEQVYEALTATAIDLGPAGFDNFTGYGLVNAYAAVNYALQMP is encoded by the coding sequence ATAGCAGTAGCGGCAGTAGATATCAACGGTGATAGCCCCTGGTGGAGCAGCGAGGGCCCCGAGGTGGATGTAGCGGCGCTGGGCGTCGATGTGCTCAGCACCTATCTGCGTGGCGGCTATGAGGTGCTGAGCGGTACAAGCATGGCTACACCCCATGTAAGCGGCGTAGTAGCTCTAATGCAGGCACTACGCCTTGCATCCGGCAAGGCCCCGCTGAGCTTCGAGCAGGTCTACGAGGCTCTCACAGCAACAGCGATAGACCTTGGTCCAGCGGGGTTCGACAACTTCACGGGCTACGGCCTGGTGAACGCATACGCGGCTGTGAACTACGCGCTCCAGATGCCCTAA